TTTTACGGCTACGAATAAAGGCAGCGAAGTGGAAATATGCTTGTTCACTAGAGATCTTGGTATTAGCGTCCATGACTTGAAGTCACTATCGATGAGGTGATAGTTTTGATTACCTTTACTCCGTAGATTGACAGCTGGTAAGTACTCTAGCGCTATCATCACACTACCAcgcattttcttctctctctcctcgaGCGAATCGACGAAGATTTCCTCTCTCTATTACAATATCGCCTGATTTCATCACCATCCATATCCCTATCTCTAGCAGGATCATGAAGATCACCTTTTCCGCCAGCTCGGACGGGGTGGAATCTATCTGCAATATTGTTCCCAGCGTCGCATCTATCGGCCCGCTATACCTATACCTATACCCCTCTGTCAACTtgggaaattcaataaataccAACTGACATATCCGCATATTTCACGGACCGTAGGGCTGAGAAAGAGGGATGGATAGGTGTTCGAGGGTGGGAAGCGAGAAGTTTGGACTACAGTTCAACGAATTTCTAGATGCGATCAGAACAGAACAGGAAAGAATGATGTGTTGACAGGATTTTATGTCCTTTACTGAATTACAGTGAAAGACATGGTGGTTTGAGCCGTTCTCTCAATTATTGAGAACCATTGAATGGTACACTCGtacaaattgaatttctCGTTCTTGGCAGAGTGGATATGCATATGTCAAGTTAAGCGAAGCGAAAAGGAACAAAAGTCCTTATTCAAGCTGATGGCAAGACTTTCTCATAGGCAAACATCACATGGTCATAATAGATTGTTCAAGATTATCTGATTCAATGTTCCTTTGTGAAATCCCAATGCTATTGGACAGCTATCCTATTTTATGAACAGATACAGAGAGGAATAAAACAACTCGATCGATATTCTCGATGGTGTATTTTCCTTGAACGCCGCCGTCCAAACCCATTTTATTTCCATAATGAATTACCGGACCCATCTCCATTGAACGCcatcatcaattcataaATTCGTTCGAGCATATCCCAGTCGCCTATCCATCATTTCAACCGAATCGACAACTCCTTCTAGAATCTACACTCCAGGTTGAAATAATGTCACTAATCCCATCGCAGCAGCCGCCGCTACACCCCCAATGAGAACCATTTCCGCAGCACCCCAACAATTGCCTCCTATACATTTTGCTTGGAACCCTGTTATCATACCCGTCTTGACATATCCAAAGATAAACAGTGTTATCACCATAACCCCGACTGAGATATACAATCCCTCGGCAACCGTGGCTACGAATAGGTAAGGCAATAAAGGTAGGAGACCACCGAGGAAATATCCCATCGAGATTGTAAGAGCAGATGTAAAGGCGCGAGATGTAGCGGGTTCTTCTTCACAATGTTGGAATTGCATTATGTAGTCGGTGAGAAGCTCCGGGTGCATCTGAGCAAGATGAGTCGATTGACCGGTGATGACTTCTTTGGGAAACTCGTATGGTTCGTATTCTTCCATGAGATCGTTTAAGACGCCCTGAAGATCGGTTTCTATTCGTTCCAGGGTCTTTTCTCGTGTAGCATGATATGATGCACTGATGTATTTATTAGTCATTTTGATCTCAAATTCGATGACACTCCGTTGGCCCTccgggggccactgccgtggaggcagactcAACGATGATAACTTCATTCTTTTGCTGGATGTAATTGCGGGGTAAACTCACAGTTCGCTCTTAGCAGCAAGATATCCACCCAATCCCATAGAAATGGCCCCTGCAATCAACTCGGCCATCCCTCCCCCTATAACGATTTTCGAATCGTTAAAAGCCGATAATCCAGCTGTCAATGCAAATGGTACTGTCAACCCATCACTTAAACCAATTGTTGCATCCGAAATAACTCTCGCATCGATTCTCcatcccttcttctttgaagACTTCTCTGATCGGGAATCTTGAGATTCTAAATCCAAAGTGCTTTCGTCATCATCGTGAGGTTCGTCGACTGATTCCGAGTTGTGGGTTGTGTTGGTATTCGGTGGCAAGAGAGGTTGTCTCGATGCAATGAAATCGATTTTTGGTACTCCTCGTTCTCGATTTGATTTGGGCGATTTGGGAGTGACGGATTGATAGAAAAAGATGTTTTTCAGGACGGCTAAAACCATGGTtttggttggtggtggtgtgtgGCTTTACGTGACGTTGGGTTTCTTCTTAGGAGACGTTGTACTTGACTTGTGATGTCATCCAACGACGATACGTGGTAATTATCTGCTACAATTGTACTTTCAAAGGAAGCGAGGCTGGATGGTTTAGATATCAAGATAGAGAATAGAATTGAGGCTATTCTGATTCTCGACCTTCAACTGTTTTGATAGCTTCGTATCTTGAGTTGAGTACGTGTGTATGCTTTGACTGATTTTCTGGTTAAGTTTTGGCTTATGAGTTAGAGATGAATCGAGAGGACTTCTTGGATCTTTATATGTGTTGGATGGTATGGTGGTAGTTGTGAGCTAGATGTCATTCCCTACCTATGTGGAAACTACTGGACACTTGGGACAAGCTCTCCATTTATATACAAGGATTATCTCTATTGCAGTTGGCTTGATCGAGAGTCTAGTTAACCACGGGCGTGATTCAAAGGTTTCCAAGCTTGTTTGAACATTTTAGAATTTTGCTGACCATTAATTACCTTGATTTTGATTCGTCCAACGTGGGGAATGTCTCGCTCATGATTGGCCGGCGGGGCGATGGACTGTTTGAATATCGACATTCATTTGATGGGGTTAGATTGTTGGTTAGTCTTATTATAAGTTAGTCTCTTCTTCGCACTTGCTTGTTCGTTTCTTTGTGCATGGAGTATTTCCGTCTCGTTGCGCTTGTCCTAAAGGAGATAAGAGATGAGAGCATGCAATCTTCCAAAAGCGGGAAATTCGGCGACGGCGATAGCGATACGGATATTGCACAGTCGGCCTGTACATCAAAAGGTAGATATGGAGGTGGCGTGGAAAGCTTCAATGGGGAATCGTAACACCTCCTGTTTCTCTTTGGGGCGACTGAGAATCGGAACGGGATTTGATATGCTTTTCTGCCCTCCATGCTGATTCAAACCTTTTCCATCACGTATGCAATCGGCCATTTCTATTCAAACTTTTGCTGCGCTGGTTCCTTGACTCCATGGTTCATGGTCTAAGATACTACACCACCAGTGTCCACCATAACACAAACGCTTTGATCAGCCCGGAGCTTCAATTCAAAGTACAAACTTCAGGGTTTTCAGATGTCTCGCAGCTAGCTTCTCTGACACCCCGTCCTGGTTGCTAATGTCCGTGGTTTCATTGGCCGCTGCAACGGCTTTATTACAATATCGGTGACTGGATTGGTTGAGAACATTCACGCATACACCCTCAAGCTTTCTATGTCGTAAATAAGGAGGGGACGGGCTCGAAAAATGGCCGAGAAGGCTGACATATCCGTGCATTCCAGaacatttttattatgaATTGACTTTTCCACATCCTTACCGCTGCAATGCGATGGCAAGACTAGCTACGGTCCCGAGATAGATGCTAGGGGTGTCATTCCGTAACTCCGAAAGGCCGGAGATCATGAGGGTATACAGTCGTTCGGATTTCACTTGCAAGATGACGGAGATGcataagagagagagagagagagagggatgaTATCATTAATGCTATATGTATGGTGCATGCAAGATCCTCCTAGACATCTTACTCCTCCAATGTCGTTGCTTGCGTGTCGATAGTTCCCAGGTGCCACTTCATTCCTGATTTGCCACCAGAGAAACGTGGCAGAGAAGTCTCTCCATGTCAATGTCTTGCTATTCATCCTAAGCACCACCTTCTCTCTTAGCATACTCCTCCTCAATTCTTTCCTCGTACAGTCTGTCGGCCTCTAGTTGAGCCTCGGTCTTCTGTACTGTCTCTGTAGATTGATTTGAGGTGTCGGCCGAAGTGGTGTTTGGGGCCGCATTGGCTGTGGTTGAGGGGGTTTCGGTGAAGGATGGCATTTTGTGTGAGGGGTTGTGAATGATTGAGAGTGTTTTTTCTGTCTCTTCTGTCTGGTAACGTTCTCTTGTGATATTAGAGAATAAATGAAGTGGCCGTATGATAGATCACGATCTTGAATTCTTCATGAAGAGCACTTCTTATGTGTTAAGTGTGGCGGTGGCTGTGCACTGTGGCACGGAAATCATTATGTAATAacgaattatattttcattccACGTGCTTCTTTTCGAGTGAAATAGACAGTCTCGCCCTCCATGAGTCCCCGATTTCCCCCGCTGAAATCATATGATGGTGCATTAGTTTACTTCATTTGATCTTGTTGCCTATAGCCATCAGATTTATGTTGAATAAAACTCATACACGTACCGATCGCAGGCAAAAGATGAGGAAAGCCATCGTGGTTTATATCCTGCAAGAggaatttttattatatgtaCCCAAGCTTCTACCATGGACAGCCATATAACGCTAAAAACACGATACTATATGTACAAATGGATGTCAATCATCGTGCTATCATTCTTGCTCTCACCCTGATATTAGCCTGAAGTGTTATCTTTGCGtatctttcccttccctccaTTCGATGCTGAGTAGTAACCTCTCCACCATGTACATGATTGACTTGACTCATCCTGCCCAGGCCTGTTTAGTGTTTGCTCGTCGTGCAGTTCTTGTCACCCTGATTTGGAAGTGGCATAGCTGAGGCGTCCCCCATCTCGTGGTAAATCTTCAAGAGCTTCTTGTAGAAGTAACTTCGCCTTGATGTCACTCTCAGGACCAGAGATCAGGCTAAATGTCAGCCGATGCTGTGGAGACAGTGAGTGGTATCTCTTTTTCTGGAGCGTGAGGGTCTCTTCGATATTGTAACCTTTTCGCACAGCCTTCAGTATTGAATTCCCCCTTTTTTTAGTCCACCTAATCGAGCTGATACAATCCGGCTGTCAAAATCGGGATATCCTTTGCCTACAATATAACATAAAAATGTTGAATAATATTGAGATCGATTCCGTACCGTCGAATATACAAGATACCGCCGTCAAACTATGGCGGATCTCTTCGGGTGTGCGAATCCAATACAGAATCCGATACTGTCGATACAAGATGTGAACACAATAAGCTGCAAGCGAGAAATATAGACCTGGAATTGTACTCTTCCTCGCATGATATGGGAAGCCTCAGAAAACACATGTAAAACCGACTCATTACCGCTTGGTTAGACAGTAGAGCGGGGTGGCAGAATCCAGTTTCCTTCCCAATAGGATCTGTGCAGTAGGTTCTCAACAGTGGCAATACGCCTTGGCATGAATATTTCATTATGAGATTCGCTTTCGAGGATTTCACGTCAGCCCATTTCGTGGTCACACTTGGAGAGACTTATCTAATAGTATCTCTTGAGGCGAAGTTATGATGTATTAGGTATtgtggaagaaagagatttctGGTTGATTGTGACGGAACTTGTTGTATTCTGACTTTTCCAGAATTATTAAGTGCGGTTTAATAATGAGCCAAATAGAAAAgaacgagagagagagagagagagagagagagagagagagagagagagagagagagagagagagagagagagagagagagagagagagagagagagagagagagagagagagagagagagagagatttgtAGGCTTATCACAAGTTTGATGAGATTACTCCGGAGTATAGAAAGTGAGGTGATAGCATACCCTCCTATCTACAAAGTTCTAATTCTCTGGTGTAACAGCTCATTATATCGTCTATGCCACTGCAAACAAAGAGCGCTGTGCAACAGCAAGTCTAGAAAATAGTCCTAAACCCTAAATATTGCAGCTAATTGCCAAAAGTAGGAGCCAAATTTTATCTGGGCATGGATTGGTAACTTGATGTAGTCTCCAGATTACTGATATCTAATTTTAGACTTAAAGCCTACGAGGAGCCGACTTACTGATCATTGGCATCGTTGTATCGAGGATGATAAAGGGTATTGGGAAGTCATGACCATGACTGAGATTTATACATTTGGAACccgataaaaagaaaatattattcCTTGGCCAGTAGCTTTTCCTGCATATTGAAAAGTGCCTTGCCGTGAGGTTGCATTTCTAAATTCCTCGTCGTTGAGCTTAAGGGCTGCCTTCCGTTCGATTTGTGACGGATGACGTTTGCGTGTTTGTAGCCTGTAGAAAATATCCTAGGTTTCTATGACCTATTTTATTCTAATCGCATGAGGTCTAGCTTTAGTCGTGTAACCCTTTGAACGCATTCTATGTATCGATTTACATGGCCAAAGCTAGGTAGGTGTAGAAATACGAATCAGATCATTCGATCATGAGATCTGAATTTGCTGGTCAGGTAGAGCGCATAGCCACTGAGAGGTGACTAGTGGATGGAAAGGGGCAATGTTACAGCTGGCAGATTGCAATCAACAAAGAGGACCGAGAACCTTCGTAGTTATTGGGTTAGGGAGTTGAGCGTGTCTGAAAATCTCAAAGGTTTACGATATATCGTAGGGAGAAGGTGGTCAAATGAAAACCAGCTATCAGAAACCGTTTTTCTTGAGAGATATACCACGCACTGCATAGATGGCTGGAAAAGAGTCTCATCCCGTCCTTGGTATCCCAGGATGAGAGACCACAAGGATAAATGTATGCATACGAACAGCCCTGATACAACAAGAACTGCCATAACTACAAGCCTTAACCACTCTCTGTTAGTAGAACTGCTAAAGTGTATACTCAATGACTGTTTGCCGACTTGATAATTCTCTGATATCGGGATGGTGTTTATTCCCCAATGGAAATGATAGAGAGACCCACCTATCAGCTAGCTGTTAAATCTcccctttccatctccagaccaaaaaaaaaaaagcgcAATATATTCATACCGATTCTGGCATATCACATCCATCAGCCCATATCTGGTATGCATGGTCTTCCTACACCTCCTCAGCATTCTCTATATAATTTTCTTGAAGCATTTTGACTTCTTACTATATTTTCCTGCCAACTCCTCGAATGCCAAACATGTCATAAGAAATTGCCACACTTGAACCTCGCCCAATGACCACACCCTTCACATATTATCAGATcctgcactgcactgcactgctCCCCTCAATCATCATATAATCAcaattgataaaaatatAAGAGACAGACTCGTTCTACCCCAACCGAAGAGCACGCTTTCTATTCGCATCTAGTCTTGACAATACACCAGAACATCACAATAGAAAAGAGCATTTCTAGCCATACTGGCATCACACCCCTCCGAGAAACATACTAAACCCCGACCTTTCTTCAACCAACCGCAAAGAACTGGGAGGAAATCACACTTACAAATTGCAGAGAAATTCGTCCGGTTCTTGACCATCACTTGATATTACCAGCATGGCAAAGATGGCTTCCAACGACGGTTCAGTGACAATCTAAGAACCTGTACTACCATGTCTCTCCCCTGTCTCTTACACTTTGTGACACTACTGTCCGCAGTACCTGTGTCTACTTAAGCTCTCCCAATACGATTGCAATGACCAATGACATAATTGACGAACTACACATTCCCCAGTTTGTACTCATAGTTCACCAACTTCCAAGTGAGCAAAGTGAGCAGGACGAATCACAAGCGAGGCAAGAGATGCAAGAAATCACAACGGCATCCCAAGCACGAGATAAAATCATCATGACTATCAACTATTTATCTGGTCTCATCTTTAGCTTCTTAAACTAGGTACAACCATACCATTTCATTCCTATAGCAAATATACTCTCTCATTCCTTGCAGTTCTTGTATCTGTTCCCTCCACTTCAAACCCCCTCCGAACACCCGACCACAATACTCTCCAGTAGCCACCACCCAAATTATGACTCACAATCAACCATTCCACCAAATCAGAGTAAACCACCCACATGCAAAAGCAAATGCATTCTTCTCACACTCGCTCATCACAAAGGTAATAAACAATTAAGCAAGCAATCGCATGCGCTCGAATCCGccaatatatgtatgtgagTTGATTTGCAAACACAAGCCATATGATAATCATAAAAGCCAAACCATCTACTgtatcatccatccatggCCGCGACGATAAAAAGCACCTGAACGCCCCTCCGTCCACCCCTCAGTCTTTTCGTTCAAAGAGTCATGCTACGAAAAAATCTCTCCGTTGGCTTCCACGCTCATAGGGCTACCTCCGTTATTCGCCACCGCTCTTACATTCCTCCTCCGTGGCTTGAGTCTAGCACTCGCACTGGCGCTACCAGGTGCAACATCAATACCCTCATCACTATCCTCGGCATGCTCTAGCGCATATGCGGTCGCTTCATCCAACTCTCTAACCTCTTCTGGTCGTTTTCTCAACCAGCCCATTCGAGGACCACTTCGCGCTCTCTCCGAGACCTTGAAGCCATAAATTTTAGGTTCATAGACTTTGCCCTTGCCGAGACCAGGTGCAAGATTTGATGCATTCATGCCGTtgatcttttccttttcttcatcgTTGGAATGTTGTAAACCTCTGCCTCCATGCCCACTTAATGCTTCTAATCCCTTCTTGCTAATATCGTAATCGGGGAATGTGAGGAGAAAGAGCGCCCCAAAAGTTCGTCCAAAGTAGGCACCATCGACCGTTTGGAACCGAGAATTTGGAGGAACGTATACATCGAGACAGGAGGGACAGAATAATTTGACGGTATCCTCGCCTGGTACATCAGATAATCCTACGGGTAAAGTGCGGACTTGTTCGCAGTGTGTTCGTGGACATACACCAAAATGGGCAAGGTCGTACTTCTCGGACATTTGTTGTATACCAGCTCGAGAACAGATAAATCGCTGATGGATAAGACCATAAAGCGTTTCTGCGGAGGATTCTATAATCGACAGATCGCTTGCCATTCGTTGATGTCTTCTTTCGGCTGCAGCTTTACGTCCTGATCGATCCTCGCCCTCAATAGATGcgtcctcatcctcatcctcatcctcgtcatcttcatcctcatcttcttctggcTCGACATCTAAAATCATCTAAAAGTAGTTTCACGTTAGCATGTTGTTAAAACACATGAGTCATGTATTGCATTACCTCGAGTGCTTCCTTATACATAGCTACTTGTGTTTGCAAACCTGTCAAATTGAAGTCATCTTCTATGAATTCCTCCGATATCTCTGCAAAGTATTCATGTCCCAATAATGCgcagaaagaagagatcCAGGATTCTGGAGTGCCAGAGGAGGAAGACATCTTGTGGGGGTAGCTGGGTAACCTCGAATAAGTTAGGTTCAAGTTGCAAACCCAACCTGATGTTGCGTGTTTCTTGATAAACCGTGGCAAATAGTATCAAGATTGACACAGCAGGCTTGCCAGTTGAGTGAAACTGAAAAATATGTGACGCGAAGCCTATGATCGCTCCAATATACCAAAGCTCGAATGCTGCGTTGGAATGGCACTCTCTATACCGCACTCAAATGTATCGCACTTCCTATGTTGATCCAGAGAACAGTCGTGTATACTGACAAAGAGACTATCCAGTAGGAGGTATCAACGTGGAGCTGTGGGTGTATGAGTTGCAGATTACTTGGTACTTTAATTAGATATCCCACTCGAGAGTATTCGCTGTATTGCGCTGGTCCGTCTTTGCGCACGGTATGTTGAACTGGTTTGATAGGGGGTAAATGCTATGTATTCTGATGatagaatttcttcaaattacTTTCGATCacaatttgaagattcgtTGTTTGATGTGGTTGCGAGGGAAGGTCCTTTCAGCTTGTATCTTCCAAAGTGGAATTTAACTTTCGACCGCTGTTGACCTTTTTATCAAAAGCCTCGTCTTCGAGATTAAACTTCCACTTCAGGCATCAACAACCCCGCTAGGCAATAATTTCTGAGCGTTTCCAAGCCGAGGTCACCCCGATCACGTGATTCGATTTGAACATGATGTGCATCTGAGAACATTCTTTGGAGGG
The sequence above is drawn from the Botrytis cinerea B05.10 chromosome 11, complete sequence genome and encodes:
- the Bcckb1 gene encoding Bcckb1, with translation MSSSSGTPESWISSFCALLGHEYFAEISEEFIEDDFNLTGLQTQVAMYKEALEMILDVEPEEDEDEDDEDEDEDEDASIEGEDRSGRKAAAERRHQRMASDLSIIESSAETLYGLIHQRFICSRAGIQQMSEKYDLAHFGVCPRTHCEQVRTLPVGLSDVPGEDTVKLFCPSCLDVYVPPNSRFQTVDGAYFGRTFGALFLLTFPDYDISKKGLEALSGHGGRGLQHSNDEEKEKINGMNASNLAPGLGKGKVYEPKIYGFKVSERARSGPRMGWLRKRPEEVRELDEATAYALEHAEDSDEGIDVAPGSASASARLKPRRRNVRAVANNGGSPMSVEANGEIFS